GGCCCGGAAGATCGCCCCCACGTTCGTGTGGTCGACGACATCCTCGATGACGACCACCCGGCTGGCGTCGCGGAGGACCTCCTCGACGGGCCGCAGCGGCGGACGGTGCATCGAGGCGAGCGCGCCGCGGTGCATCGTGTAGCCGGTCACCTGCTCGAGCACCGCCGACTCCCCCACGTAGACCGGCACGTCGAAGGGCTCCACCAGCGGGGTCAGCTCCTCGAGCCACTTCTCCTGCGTCAGCACGGAGCGGGGCACGTGGCCCGCTCGGATCGCCCGCTCCACGACGCGCGTCGACTCCGCGATGTAGAGCCCGTCGACGGGCTCCTGCAGGCGCCGCAGGACCACATCGGTGAGGCGGAGGTAGTCGGCGAGCCGCTCGTCGGCGGGATCGGAGACCGGGACGATGTGCACGAGAGGGCCCTTCCGCCGGGGCACAGGACGCACGCGCACGGCGAACGGCAACTTACCCGAATCCGAGACGCCGTATCCTGAGGTCGACCAGGAGGGCGGAAGCGATCGCATGACCGCGACGGACACGGCGGGCCACGCCGGCACCGGGCTCGAGGCGGCGGTCGACCGCGCCGAGGAGCTGCTGCGCGGACGCGGGATCGCCGTGCTGACCGGGGCGGGCGTGAGCACTGACTCCGGCATCCCCGACTACCGCGGCGCGGGCGCCCCCGTCCGCAGTCCCATGACGATCCAGCAGTTCCTCGCCGACGAGCGGGCCCAGCAGCGCTACTGGGCGGGATCCCACCTCGGCTGGAAGCACTTCTCGGCAGCGCAGCCCAACGCGGGGCACGCGGCGCTCGCCGAGCTCGAGCGGGGCGGCGTCGTCGGCGGCATCGCGACGCAGAACGTCGACGGCCTGCACCTGCGCGCCGGCTCCCGGCGCGTCGTCGAGATCCACGGCTCCGTCGACCGGGTGCGCTGCCTGGTCT
The Homoserinibacter sp. YIM 151385 DNA segment above includes these coding regions:
- a CDS encoding TrmH family RNA methyltransferase, translated to MHIVPVSDPADERLADYLRLTDVVLRRLQEPVDGLYIAESTRVVERAIRAGHVPRSVLTQEKWLEELTPLVEPFDVPVYVGESAVLEQVTGYTMHRGALASMHRPPLRPVEEVLRDASRVVVIEDVVDHTNVGAIFRAAAGLGADAVLITPRCADPLYRRAVRVSMGTVLQVPWTRLADWPEGAEQLHAAGFEIAALALADGAVDLRDYAASAPDRVALLLGTEGDGLSREALAGADRVVTIPMSHGVDSLNVAAASAVALWSLAP